In the Purpureocillium takamizusanense chromosome 5, complete sequence genome, one interval contains:
- the ATG8 gene encoding ubiquitin-like protein atg8 (COG:Z~BUSCO:EOG09265BTA~EggNog:ENOG503P2RB), which translates to MRSKFKDEHPFEKRKAEAERIRQKYADRIPVICEKVEKSDIATIDKKKYLVPSDLTVGQFVYVIRKRIKLSPEKAIFIFVDEVLPPTAALMSSIYEEHKDEDGFLYITYSGENTFGSA; encoded by the exons ATGCGCAGCAAGTTCAAGGACGAGCATCCTTtcgagaagcgcaaggcagAGGCCGAGCGCATCCGACAGAAGTATGCCGACCGCATCCCG GTCATCTGCGAGAAGGTCGAGAAGAGCGACATCGCCACCATCGACAAGAAGAAATACCTGGTGCCGTCCGACTTGACGGTTGGACAGTTCGTCTACGTCATCCGTAAGAGGATCAAGCTGTCTCCCGAGAAagccatcttcatcttcgtcgATGAGGTCCTCCCTCCGACGGCTGCCTTGATGAGCAGCATCTACGAGGAACACAAGGACGAAGACGG GTTCCTCTACATCACCTACTCGGGCGAGAATACATTCGGCTCAGCCTAG
- the HEM13 gene encoding Coproporphyrinogen oxidase (COG:H~BUSCO:EOG09262CUO~TransMembrane:1 (i52-70o)~EggNog:ENOG503NUJX), with product MASAGRQAQRAAAQLRPRLTASMPRLHGAQLCSARRAASSSTGRTSHGRSPVLALWLAAAAMGIAAPLALQLTSTESVRLDNTSLADKDAQKKRESGVTDDSPMRLRMEKFIKEQQQIIVKELEKVDGKRFRKDEWDRPNGGGGITCVLQDGNVFEKAGVGVSVVYGALPKPAIQKMHADHKTLDPSVESLDFFAAGLSMVLHPKNPMAPTVHLNYRYFETAKPDGTSQAWWFGGGSDLTPSYLFDEDAIHFHKTLKEACDAHDKTYYPRFKKWCDKYFYNKHRGECRGIGGIFFDDLDESERDRDNTFAFIQDCLKSFLPSYIPILEKRKDMPFTEKEKEWQQIRRGKYVEFNLVHDRGTAFGLNTPGSRVESILMSLPLTASWRYMHEPEPKSREQRLVDVLKDPKEWV from the exons ATGGCCTCGGCAGGGCGACAGGCTCAGCGCGCtgcggcgcagctccggcCTCGTCTCACGGCATCGATGCCACGATTACATGGCGCGCAATTGTGTTCGGCCCGGCGGGCtgcctcgagctcgactgGTCGCACGAGCCATGGCCGCTCTCCAGTTCTCGCGCTGtggctcgcggccgcggcaatGGGAATCGCTGCTCCACTGGCTCTGCAGTTG ACTTCTACGGAAAGCGTACGGCTCGACAATAcctccctcgccgacaaagatgcccagaagaagcgcgagagcggcgtcaccgacgacTCACCGATGCGACTGCGCATGGAAAAGTTCatcaaggagcagcagcagatcaTTGTCAAGGAGTTGGAGAAGGTTGATGGCAAGAGGTTTCGCAAGGACGAGTGGGACCGTcccaatggcggcggcggcataACCTGCGTCCTCCAGGATGGCAATGTCTTCGAGAAGGCCGGGGTcggcgtcagcgtcgtcTATGGTGCCCTTCCCAAGCCCGCCATCCAAAAGATGCACGCCGACCACAAGACGCTCGATCCCAGCGTCGAGTCCCTTGACTTCTTCGCCGCGGGCCTGAGCATGGTGTTGCACCCCAAGAACCCAATGGCCCCGACTGTTCACCTCAACTACCGCTACTTTGAGACGGCCAAACCTGACGGCACCTCTCAGGCCTGGtggttcggcggcggcagtgacCTGACGCCTTCGTATctcttcgacgaggacgccatTCACTTCCACAAGACACTCAAAGAGGCTTGCGACGCGCACGACAAGACTTACTACCCTCGCTTCAAGAAGTGGTGCGACAAGTACTTCTACAACAAGCATCGCGGAGAGTGTCGTGGTATTGGTGGTATTTTCTTTGATGACCTCGACGAGTCGGAGCGCGACCGTGATAACACCTTCGCGTTCATCCAGGATTGCCTCAAGTCCTTCCTGCCTTCGTATATACCAATCCTCGAAAAGCGCAAGGACATGCCGTTTAcggagaaggaaaaggagtGGCAGCAGATTCGCCGGGGCAAGTACGTCGAGTTCAACCTTGTTCACGACCGTGGCACCGCCTTTGGCCTCAACACCCCCGGCTCTCGTGTCGAAAGCATCCTCATGAGCCTGCCCCTGACAGCAAGCTGGAGGTACATGCACGAGCCGGAGCCCAAAAGCCGTGAACAGCGGTTGGTGGACGTGCTGAAGGATCCCAAGGAGTGGGTTtag
- the PRM1 gene encoding plasma membrane fusion protein prm1 (BUSCO:EOG09261VUC~EggNog:ENOG503NWR5~COG:S~TransMembrane:4 (i72-90o339-359i415-436o621-639i)): MFSSSRKRNAATAPSYPDVPASLHSQSDSFETSQMPKTLQARATTSSSITPYLNLPSRLSQIWINRWTILLLLVLVRVVILIAQLNDNVGDAKTKALSACTKVEDIGSAMASMPHYLSVGVNDLAAGGIEKAVHGMVKGLDLVLEGVEAIIIFYINFLTATYVCLITALVHGTLGVVASVTEDATKAFNKVIDGATTEIKDIAGDLTKAINKITDGIENSIIGHFTPDIPKIDFSKPLNDLKAFNLSSDDFVKDVRKLDKDLPNFEQVQNLTKQAISIPFNMARDGINKSFSAYKFDRDVFPLAQKQKLTFCSDNDKLNSFFTRLFELIQKAKIAFVVLLSILAVAAIVPMAWFEIRRWRRQQKNAKIIAQNQYDQMDVVYIASRPVTATCGIKLASRFSGRRQILTRWCVAYATSVPAIFVLSLALAGFFSCFCQFILLKVVEKEVPALAGEVGEFAGQVVKTLENVSDQWAADANGVVKGLNDDINKEVLVYVVNATDAVNNTINVFLDTMEEGLETVFNGTILLDPIKAVLHCVIGIKLESVQKGLTWVHDHAQVNFPMFDNDTFSMGANKSISGDSDLNTFLASPSSVTTDEVSGAVQHVTRWLYDNLVQEALISTGILLIYVIVVLMGVTRTLAGMAMPDKPHANGGMRYTGEDRLPLSPRTTDPVNESAWEARDEKTLMSGGQGARSNDARHDTDWPGGSPDARNKF; the protein is encoded by the coding sequence ATGTTCTCTTCTTCACGAAAACGCaacgccgcgacggccccgtCGTATCCAGACGTCCCGGCATCTCTTCATTCCCAGTCGGACTCGTTTGAGACGAGCCAAATGCCCAAGACGTTACAGGCACGAGCAACCACGTCGTCATCGATCACGCCTTATCTGAATCTCCCATCGCGACTCTCCCAAATATGGATCAACCGCTGGACGATCCTCCTACTGCTTGTTCTTGTTCGCGTGGTGATCTTGATTGCTCAGCTTAACGATaatgtcggcgacgccaagacCAAGGCCCTCTCTGCCTGCACCAAAGTCGAGGACATTGGTAGCGCCATGGCTTCGATGCCTCACTACCTGTCTGTCGGCGTCAACGACCTTGCCGCGGGTGGCATCGAAAAGGCCGTTCACGGCATGGTCAAGGGGCTCGACCTTGTCCTGGAAGGTGTTGAGGCCATAATCATCTTCTATATCAACTTTCTTACGGCTACATACGTCTGTCTGATAaccgccctcgtccacggAACTCTCGGTGTCGTTGCCTCGGTCACGGAGGACGCGACCAAGGCGTTCAACAAGGTCATTGACGGGGCTACAACTGAAATCAAGGATATCGCCGGCGACCTCACAAAGGCCATCAACAAAATCACGGATGGCATCGAAAACTCCATAATTGGACACTTCACCCCGGACATACCCAAAATTGACTTCTCCAAGCCCCTCAATGACCTCAAAGCCTTCAACCTCAGCTCAGACGACTTCGTTAAGGATGTTCGCAAGTTGGACAAGGACCTCCCAAACTTTGAACAAGTCCAGAACCTCACCAAACAAGCCATTTCGATTCCTTTCAACATGGCCCGCGATGGCATCAACAAGAGCTTCAGCGCGTACAAGTTTGACCGCGACGTGTTCCCTCTGGCGCAGAAACAGAAGCTCACGTTCTGCTCGGATAACGACAAGCTGAACAGCTTCTTCACGCGCTTGTTTGAGCTTATTCAGAAAGCCAAGATTGCCTTTGTGGTGTTGCTGTCCATATTGGCCGTCGCTGCCATAGTTCCGATGGCCTGGTTCGAGATacgccgctggcgacggcagcaaaAGAATGCCAAAATCATCGCCCAGAACCAGTACGATCAGATGGATGTCGTCTACATTGCATCGCGACCCGTCACGGCCACATGTGGTATTAAGCTGGCATCGAGGTTTAGTGGACGCCGACAAATTCTTACGCGATGGTGCGTTGCTTATGCAACATCGGTGCCTGCCATCTTCGTGCTGTCGCTTGCGTTGGCTGGCTTTTTTTCGTGCTTCTGTCAGTTTATCCTTCTCAAAGTGGTGGAGAAGGAGGTACCTGCTCTTGCCGGAGAGGTCGGAGAGTTCGCAGGCCAAGTCGTCAAGACGCTGGAGAACGTGTCAGACCAGTGGGCTGCCGATGCCAACGGTGTCGTCAAGGGACTCAACGACGATATCAACAAAGAGGTTCTCGTCTATGTCGTCAACGCCACGGACGCAGTCAACAACACTATCAATGTTTTCCTGGATACCATGGAGGAAGGACTCGAGACCGTTTTCAACGGCACCATTCTCCTTGATCCAATCAAGGCTGTGCTGCACTGCGTCATCGGGATTAAGCTCGAGAGCGTACAAAAGGGATTGACCTGGGTGCATGACCATGCACAAGTCAATTTCCCCATGTTCGACAACGACACCTTCAGCATGGGCGCCAACAAGTCGATCTCGGGAGACTCGGATCTTAACACATTtctcgcgtcgccgtcatcggtcACTACGGATGAGGTGTCGGGAGCCGTTCAGCATGTCACGCGCTGGCTGTATGACAACCTTGTCCAAGAGGCTCTTATTTCAACCGGCATCCTCCTTATTtacgtcatcgtcgtcctcatggGTGTAACAAGAACTCTGGCCGGCATGGCAATGCCAGATAAGCCGCACGCCAACGGTGGCATGCGCTATACCGGCGAGGACCGGCTGCCTCTGAGCCCACGGACAACTGACCCCGTCAATGAGTCAGCTTGGGAGGCGCGAGATGAGAAGACGTTGATGTCTGGCGGCCAGGGAGCCCGTTCTAATGATGCGCGGCATGACACAGATTGGCCCGGCGGCTCGCCAGACGCGAGAAACAAGTTCTAA
- the PRM1 gene encoding plasma membrane fusion protein prm1, variant 2 (COG:S~EggNog:ENOG503NWR5~TransMembrane:4 (i67-85o334-354i410-431o616-634i)~BUSCO:EOG09261VUC), whose amino-acid sequence MNRPNMFSSSRKRNAATAPSYPDVPASLHSQSDSFETSQMPKTLQARATTSSSITPYLNLPSRLSQIWINRWTILLLLVLVRVVILIAQLNDNVGDAKTKALSACTKVEDIGSAMASMPHYLSVGVNDLAAGGIEKAVHGMVKGLDLVLEGVEAIIIFYINFLTATYVCLITALVHGTLGVVASVTEDATKAFNKVIDGATTEIKDIAGDLTKAINKITDGIENSIIGHFTPDIPKIDFSKPLNDLKAFNLSSDDFVKDVRKLDKDLPNFEQVQNLTKQAISIPFNMARDGINKSFSAYKFDRDVFPLAQKQKLTFCSDNDKLNSFFTRLFELIQKAKIAFVVLLSILAVAAIVPMAWFEIRRWRRQQKNAKIIAQNQYDQMDVVYIASRPVTATCGIKLASRFSGRRQILTRWCVAYATSVPAIFVLSLALAGFFSCFCQFILLKVVEKEVPALAGEVGEFAGQVVKTLENVSDQWAADANGVVKGLNDDINKEVLVYVVNATDAVNNTINVFLDTMEEGLETVFNGTILLDPIKAVLHCVIGIKLESVQKGLTWVHDHAQVNFPMFDNDTFSMGANKSISGDSDLNTFLASPSSVTTDEVSGAVQHVTRWLYDNLVQEALISTGILLIYVIVVLMGVTRTLAGMAMPDKPHANGGMRYTGEDRLPLSPRTTDPVNESAWEARDEKTLMSGGQGARSNDARHDTDWPGGSPDARNKF is encoded by the coding sequence ATGAATAGACCCAACATGTTCTCTTCTTCACGAAAACGCaacgccgcgacggccccgtCGTATCCAGACGTCCCGGCATCTCTTCATTCCCAGTCGGACTCGTTTGAGACGAGCCAAATGCCCAAGACGTTACAGGCACGAGCAACCACGTCGTCATCGATCACGCCTTATCTGAATCTCCCATCGCGACTCTCCCAAATATGGATCAACCGCTGGACGATCCTCCTACTGCTTGTTCTTGTTCGCGTGGTGATCTTGATTGCTCAGCTTAACGATaatgtcggcgacgccaagacCAAGGCCCTCTCTGCCTGCACCAAAGTCGAGGACATTGGTAGCGCCATGGCTTCGATGCCTCACTACCTGTCTGTCGGCGTCAACGACCTTGCCGCGGGTGGCATCGAAAAGGCCGTTCACGGCATGGTCAAGGGGCTCGACCTTGTCCTGGAAGGTGTTGAGGCCATAATCATCTTCTATATCAACTTTCTTACGGCTACATACGTCTGTCTGATAaccgccctcgtccacggAACTCTCGGTGTCGTTGCCTCGGTCACGGAGGACGCGACCAAGGCGTTCAACAAGGTCATTGACGGGGCTACAACTGAAATCAAGGATATCGCCGGCGACCTCACAAAGGCCATCAACAAAATCACGGATGGCATCGAAAACTCCATAATTGGACACTTCACCCCGGACATACCCAAAATTGACTTCTCCAAGCCCCTCAATGACCTCAAAGCCTTCAACCTCAGCTCAGACGACTTCGTTAAGGATGTTCGCAAGTTGGACAAGGACCTCCCAAACTTTGAACAAGTCCAGAACCTCACCAAACAAGCCATTTCGATTCCTTTCAACATGGCCCGCGATGGCATCAACAAGAGCTTCAGCGCGTACAAGTTTGACCGCGACGTGTTCCCTCTGGCGCAGAAACAGAAGCTCACGTTCTGCTCGGATAACGACAAGCTGAACAGCTTCTTCACGCGCTTGTTTGAGCTTATTCAGAAAGCCAAGATTGCCTTTGTGGTGTTGCTGTCCATATTGGCCGTCGCTGCCATAGTTCCGATGGCCTGGTTCGAGATacgccgctggcgacggcagcaaaAGAATGCCAAAATCATCGCCCAGAACCAGTACGATCAGATGGATGTCGTCTACATTGCATCGCGACCCGTCACGGCCACATGTGGTATTAAGCTGGCATCGAGGTTTAGTGGACGCCGACAAATTCTTACGCGATGGTGCGTTGCTTATGCAACATCGGTGCCTGCCATCTTCGTGCTGTCGCTTGCGTTGGCTGGCTTTTTTTCGTGCTTCTGTCAGTTTATCCTTCTCAAAGTGGTGGAGAAGGAGGTACCTGCTCTTGCCGGAGAGGTCGGAGAGTTCGCAGGCCAAGTCGTCAAGACGCTGGAGAACGTGTCAGACCAGTGGGCTGCCGATGCCAACGGTGTCGTCAAGGGACTCAACGACGATATCAACAAAGAGGTTCTCGTCTATGTCGTCAACGCCACGGACGCAGTCAACAACACTATCAATGTTTTCCTGGATACCATGGAGGAAGGACTCGAGACCGTTTTCAACGGCACCATTCTCCTTGATCCAATCAAGGCTGTGCTGCACTGCGTCATCGGGATTAAGCTCGAGAGCGTACAAAAGGGATTGACCTGGGTGCATGACCATGCACAAGTCAATTTCCCCATGTTCGACAACGACACCTTCAGCATGGGCGCCAACAAGTCGATCTCGGGAGACTCGGATCTTAACACATTtctcgcgtcgccgtcatcggtcACTACGGATGAGGTGTCGGGAGCCGTTCAGCATGTCACGCGCTGGCTGTATGACAACCTTGTCCAAGAGGCTCTTATTTCAACCGGCATCCTCCTTATTtacgtcatcgtcgtcctcatggGTGTAACAAGAACTCTGGCCGGCATGGCAATGCCAGATAAGCCGCACGCCAACGGTGGCATGCGCTATACCGGCGAGGACCGGCTGCCTCTGAGCCCACGGACAACTGACCCCGTCAATGAGTCAGCTTGGGAGGCGCGAGATGAGAAGACGTTGATGTCTGGCGGCCAGGGAGCCCGTTCTAATGATGCGCGGCATGACACAGATTGGCCCGGCGGCTCGCCAGACGCGAGAAACAAGTTCTAA
- the TRP3_1 gene encoding Tryptophan synthase (EggNog:ENOG503NUJ5~BUSCO:EOG09260XOG~COG:E): MEAIKETFRRCKAQSKVALVTYVTAGFPRAEDTPSIMLAMEKGGADVIELGVPFTDPIADGPTIQTANTVALQNGVTIESSLQMVKDARSQGLKAPVLLMGYYNPLLSYGEERLLQDCKAAGVNGFIVVDLPPEEAVSFRKLCTRGNLSYVPLIAPATSDTRMKILCQLADSFIYIVSRQGVTGALGTINAKLPELVQRVKRYSGNKPAAVGFGVSTNEHFRSIGSIADGVVVGSQLVTTLQKAPAGQEAAEVEKYLAYLCGRDSLPQDKATREVGLVEAVAGAREPNGDNVTVNAVVGEDGRITAEQDSALVAQLAALHGKIPERFGEFGGQYVPESLMDCLSELEEGFNKIKDDPAFWEEYRSYYDYMGRPSRLHLAERLTEHAGGANIWLKREDLNHTGSHKINNALGQLLLAKRLGKTKIIAETGAGQHGVATATVCAKFGLECTVYMGAEDVRRQALNVFRMRLLGAKVIAVEAGSKTLRDAVNEALRAWVVELETTHYIIGSAIGPHPFPTIVRTFQSVIGNETKKQMMEKRGKLPDAVVACVGGGSNAVGMFYPFSQDPSVKLLGVEAGGDGVETDRHSATLSGGSKGVLHGVRTYVLQNKHGQISDTHSVSAGLDYPGVGPELSSWKDSQRAKFIAATDAQAFQGFRLISQLEGIIPALESAHGIYGAIELAKTMKKDEDVVICLSGRGDKDVQSVADELPKIGPQIGWDLRF; encoded by the exons ATGGAGGCTATCAAGGAGACTTTTAGACGCTGCAAGGCGCAGAGCAAG GTTGCCCTCGTCACATATGTTACGGCCGGCTTTCCTCGCGCAGAGGACACCCCGAGCATCATGCTCGCCATGGAGAAGGGAGGCGCTG ATGTGATTGAGCTTGGCGTGCCCTTCACCGACcccatcgccgacggccccACGATTCAGACTGCCAACACC GTTGCTCTCCAAAATGGTGTAACCATCGAATCTTCTCTTCAGATGGTCAAGGACGCAAGGAGTCAGGGCCTCAAGGCACCCGTGTTGCTCATGGGATACTACAACCCCCTCCTCAGCTACGGCGAAGAGCGCCTGCTTCAGGACTGCAAGGCTGCTGGAGTCAATggcttcatcgtcgttgACTTGCCGCCGGAGGAGGCTGTCTCGTTTCGCAAGCTCTGCACGCGCGGAAA CCTGTCATATGTACCCCTCATCGCTCCCGCTACCTCGGACACCCGCATGAAGATTCTCTGCCAGCTTGCGGATTCTTTCATCTACATCGTGTCCAGACAAGGTGTAACGGGCGCTCTCGGAACGATCAACGCAAAGCTGCCCGAGCTAGTCCAGCGAGTCAAGCGGTACAGCGGCAACAAGCCCGCGGCTGTCGGCTTTGGTGTCAGCACCAACGAGCATTTCAGGAGCATTGGAAGCATTGCCGATGGTGTCGTTGTCGGTAGCCAGCTCGTGACCACGCTCCAGAAGGCTCCGGCAGGCCAGGAAGCTGCTGAGGTCGAGAAGTATCTGGCCTACCTATGCGGTCGTGATTCCTTACCACAGGACAAGGCCACGCGCGAAGTCGGGCTGGTAGAAGCCGTGGCTGGAGCTAGAGAGCCGAATGGTGATAATGTCACTGTCAACGCCGTGGTCGGCGAAGATGGTCGCATCACTGCCGAGCAGGACAGCGCTCTGGTCGCCCAGCTGGCTGCGCTCCACGGCAAGATTCCGGAACGTTTTGGAGAGTTTGGTGGCCAATACGTCCCTGAGAGCCTGATGGACTGCCTgtcggagctcgaggagggctTCAACAAAATCAAGGACGACCCGGCATTCTGGGAGGAGTATCGGTCATATTACGATTATATGGGCCGACCATCCCGCCTGCACCTGGCTGAGAGACTGACTGAACACGCCGGTGGCGCAAATATCTGGCTGAAGCGAGAGGATCTCAACCATACGGGCAGCCACAAAATCAAcaacgccctcggccagctgctACTTGCCAAGAGGCTGGGGAAGACTAAGATCATTGCCGAAACCGGCGCTGGCCAGCACGGTGTTGCTACGGCTACTGTCTGCGCCAAGTTTGGCTTGGAGTGCACTGTCTACATGGGTGCT GAGGACGTTCGCCGCCAGGCTCTCAATGTTTTCCGAATGAGGCTTTTGGGTGCCAAGGTCATTGCTGTCGAGGCCGGCAGTAAGACTCTTCGAGACGCCGTCAATGAAGCGCTCCGCGCGTGGGTCGTTGAGCTCGAGACGACGCACTACATCATTGGCTCCGCCATCGGGCCTCACCCATTCCCGACCATTGTGCGAACCTTCCAGTCCGTCATTGGCAACGAGACGAAGAAGCAGATGATGGAGAAGCGCGGCAAGCTGCCTGACGCAGTGGTTGcctgcgtcggcggcggcagcaacgccgTTGGCATGTTTTACCCCTTCTCCCAAGATCCCAGCGTCAAACTCCTTGGTGTCGAGGCTGGAGGTGATGGCGTTGAAACAGATCGTCACAGTGCCACCCTGTCGGGGGGCTCCAAAGGCGTCCTCCACGGCGTCAGGACCTACGTGCTCCAGAATAAGCATGGTCAGATCTCAGATACGCACTCCGTCTCGGCAGGCTTGGACTACCCCGGCGTTGGCCCTGAGCTCAGCTCCTGGAAGGACAGCCAGCGTGCGAAGTTTATCGCCGCCACAGACGCGCAGGCTTTCCAGGGGTTCAGGTTGATCagccagctcgagggcatcatcCCAGCCTTGGAGTCGGCGCATGGCATCTATGGTGCCATTGAATTGGCTAAGACGATGaagaaggacgaggacgtcgtcATCTGCCTGAGTGGTCGCGGTGATAAGGATGTGCAGAGCGTTGCGGATGAGCTGCCCAAGATTGGACCTCAGATTGGATGGGACCTGCGATTCTAA
- a CDS encoding uncharacterized protein (BUSCO:EOG09263ZBJ~COG:J~EggNog:ENOG503P06V) yields the protein MGPQPAWSSLRRVTHLIPCQASSASATSASLPFLASSRPLKRDTTFATRTSTSPAHLAARLFSTTPPVQTKTIKPHRLPSNLIPEYPYGERRIYKQSNKGLYGSARIRFGNIVAEKHKNKSRRYWRPNVHVKAFYSPALDARVKTRLTLRVLKTIRREGGIDNYLLKSKPARIKELGPGGWNLRWLVMQTQAVQRRFNEERVALGLEPKEIEDRDDIIQYALDYATPGPLSVRSRATLSEMNDAMNDAFVLGDDEAALTDLEGIEELSDEAEELLLRELDEVDHATIANAETEKRRADV from the coding sequence ATGGGGCCTCAGCCGGCCTGGTCCTCGTTGCGACGGGTGACACACCTGATTCCCTGCCAGGCCTCCTCTGCTTCCGCCACCTCCGCTTCATTACCCTTCCTCGCCAGCTCTAGGCCCCTGAAGAGAGATACAACGTTCGCAACGAGAACATCAACGTCTCCAGCCCACCTTGCCGCGCGGCTATTttcgacgacgcctcccgTCCAGACGAAGACCATTAAGCCGCACCGCCTGCCCTCCAACCTCATCCCAGAGTACCCCTATGGCGAGCGACGCATCTACAAGCAATCCAACAAGGGTCTGTATGGCAGCGCGCGTATCCGCTTCGGCAACATCGTCGCGGAGAAGCACAAGAACAAGTCGCGGCGGTACTGGCGGCCCAACGTGCATGTCAAGGCCTTCTACTCGCCCGCCTTGGACGCCCGCGTCAAGACGCGCCTGACGCTGCGCGTCCTCAAGACGatccgccgcgagggcggcatcgacaACTACCTGCTCAAGAGCAAGCCCGCCCGGATCAAGGAgctcggccccggcggctgGAACCTGCGCTGGCTAGTCATGCAGACCCAGGCCGTGCAGCGCCGCTTCAacgaggagcgcgtcgccctcggcctcgagcccaAGGAAATCGAGGaccgcgacgacatcatccaGTACGCTCTCGACTACGCCACCCCGGGGCCCTTGAGCGTGCGGAGCCGTGCCACGCTGAGCGAGATGAACGACGCCATGAACGACGCCTTTGtgcttggcgacgacgaggccgccctcaccGACCTTGAGGGCATTGAGGAGCTGTcagacgaggcggaggagctgctgtTGCGCGAACTGGACGAGGTGGATCATGCTACCATAGCCAATgcggagacggagaagcgGAGAGCGGATGTCTAG
- a CDS encoding uncharacterized protein (EggNog:ENOG503P870) yields MLPPVDDQVLRDNPEFARLYSTLTNVVLNPDGTTKHDEGEKKREAVRKELDEYRIVAVKQRLLTHAIATASPLDSRAPAARSISQPGQRRREGVTTGGGAAEVPERLVDLLLLLPQLLEADTTLSSESIELLVSSPPLSELGSMMPDLAALVSSNLYSSALSLARLTHPTTNASYLHRHIASLPQDYAALCASLGKAVEDLAVARTRTLASLVELLHTYTQCLAHLVRSLEAKHGVVARSLELRATDVALQAQRVDADAQGALRSLMKEVYSPEAVGALRNYAAHLQDAELRTTDRLRNLQAELADYGVGTAGGEGKEKLMREMARVHGEMTRQIEEVQKDLERLQDG; encoded by the exons atgctgccgcccgtggaCGACCAAGTCCTGCGCGACAACCCTGAGTTCGCCAGGCTGTATTCCACGCTCACCAACGTCGTCCTCAACCCCGACGGGACAACAAAGCATGACGAGGGGGAGAAGAAGCGAGAAGCTGTCCGCAAG GAACTCGACGAGTACCGCATCGTGGCTGTCAAGCAACGCCTACTCACACATGCCatcgccacggcctcgccgctTGACTCGAGGGCTCCCGCGGCCAGGTCCATCAGCCAGCCGGGGCAGCGCAGGCGAGAAGGAGTgaccacgggcggcggcgctgccgaggTGCCCGAACGGCTCgtcgacctcctcctcctcctccctcagCTCCTTGAGGCCGACACAACCCTCTCGTCAGAGTCAATAGAGCTATTGGTTTCCAGCCCACCGCTCTCAGAACTCgggtcgatgatgccggacctcgccgccctcgtttCCTCAAATCTATACTCCTCAGCTCTTAGTCTCGCCCGGCTCACCCaccccaccaccaacgcGTCCTACCTCCATCGCCACatcgcctccctcccacaAGACTACGCAGCCCTCTGCGCGAGCTTAGGCAAGGCGGTGGAGGatctcgccgtcgctcgcACGCGCACGCTGGCGTCTCTCGTCGAACTCTTGCACACGTACACGCAGtgcctcgcgcacctcgtccgGTCCCTCGAGGCGAAGCACGGCGTTGTCGCGCGCAGCCTGGAGCTCCGCGCGACCGATGTCGCCCtgcaggcgcagcgcgtcgacgccgatgcgCAAGGCGCCTTGCGTAGTCTTATGAAGGAGGTGTACTCTCCCGAGGCGGTCGGCGCGCTGCGAAACTACGCGGCGCACTTGCAGGACGCTGAGCTCAGGACGACGGACCGCTTGCGGAACCTCCAGGCTGAACTCGCTGATTATGGCGTCGGGACTGCTGGCGGCGAAGGCAAGGAGAAGTTGATGAGGGAGATGGCTAGGGTGCATGGCGAAATGACACGGCAAATAGAGGAGGTGCAGAAGGATCTAGAACGGCTGCAGGACGGCTAG